AGGGAGGAAAGAAATgcacaagggagggagaggatatAAAGAAGATCAGACacaaacacagtattaaaaaaagggaagaactTATAGGAAAAATCCAGAGCTGTGGGAGGATGTTAGGAATGGATTTATGATGAGAAACTTGGGACCTCTAGAGAAGAGCACTCCTTCTGCTGTGCTGGCCATTGAGCATCAGCTGTTATTTCAGGGTTCAAACTTTGCTGAAGGACAGAAAAGGGATTGGCTGTCTCTCCAGATAGTTGAGTGACAGTACAAAAAAGGCACAGAACCTTTTCTATTGGGCATCTCAATATGAATAAGCAGGTGGGATTCTGTGTCTTGAGGACCCAAGCCCACAACCTGTATTGCTTGGACCTCTCCTTCCTAAGGGTCTCCATTATGATAAGGACTGCTATCAGAGTACCACCCTTTCCACAGTTGCATGGAATATGCGGGAGAAAAGTGACCAACTACTGAATGCAGAGAAACCAGCATTCAAGTCTGGCTATATCATGTCCTCCAACCTAGAACTCTTTCCCCACAAAttattttgtgcatttttatgtCTGGAGGAAGGATAGGATTGGAGAAGATATGGTGCTCATGATTTAAAAGCACACTCTTTTTGCATTTTCCTGGCTTATATGCGGAATGTATCTGAAAATAGCTTTTTGAGGAAACCGTGATTGAAATGAAGTTGCATGATTGTTGCACCCAGACTCTGAGATGACGCCTGAATCTTTAGAATTTAGGGTGGAAAAGATGGATATTCCACATCTCGCCACTTCCCTCCTCCCAGGCAACAAATGACAAGAGCTTGGTGTGATATAAAAAATGTTACACAGAACTCGCCAAAGCTTCATATTTTTGGTCACTCTCTTTTGTACATTGTAGGGATAAACTTTAAAGGCATTCAAAGAATGGAGTGTGAAAATCAAACAGCACTGATGTATTTTGTCCTCTTGGGGATTCCATACCCACCTGAGCTACATGctgctttattttgcttctttgtgTCCATCTACTTGCTGACCCTCCTTAGTAATCTCCTGGTCCTCTTAGCTGTGATATGTGAACCACAGCTGCACAAACCCATGTACTGGTTCCTCTGCCACTTGTCCATCTTGGACATTGCCACCTCGACCGTAGTGGTGCCCAAATTGATTGCTGGGTTTGTGGAGGGTGGTGGCACCATCTCCTTTGCAGGTTGTGTGAGCCAACTCTTCTTCTACCACTTTGTGGGGTGCACAGAATGCTTCCTCTACACCGTGATGGCTTATGACCGCTTCCTGGCCATCTGCCGGCCACTCCATTATGGCACCCTCATGAACCGTAACGCCTGCCTCTGGCTTGCTATTGGCACGTGGGCAGGTGGTTGTTTGCACTCAGCCATGGAGACAGCTCTCACCTTCCGCTTGCCCTATGGACCAGGGAATGAGGTGAGGTATATCTTCTGTGACATTCCAGCTGTGCTGAAACTTGCCTGTGCTGATACAACCCTCAATGAGATAGTGACCTTGATTGATGTCGGTCTTGTAGCCATGACttgtgttttccttctcctcctttcttaTATGTACATTGTTTTGGCAGTCCTAAGGATTCGTAGTGCCGAGGGGCGACGGCGTGCCTTCTCTACATGTACGTCCCATATCATTATTGTAATGATCTGCTATATTCCTCTGACTTTTACTTATCTAAGACCAGGAGCACAAGATCCACTGGGAGGGGTGGTGGCTGTGTTTTACACCACAGTGACTCCCTTCCTGAACCCTGTCATATACACTCTGAGAAACAAGGAGATGAAAGCTGCTGTCTTGAGACTAAGAGTCAGGAAAGCATAGTTCCTCTCCCATGTGTATGCTCAGAGAGATTTTTCTAAGGTCTGTTCCTGGTTGCATCTTACACTTTCAAgatataccatgtttctcataaaataagacgtacctacaaaataagacatggcaggcttttcacgagttgattaaatataagactcaccccaaaaataagccgtagtgggggggggggaaggtctggcaaggaaaggaaggtgtttaagcgccttcggaagagccggcaaCAGCGTGCTTGCTGGCAGccttttcatgccactcgcagtggccatcgccgctgctgctgctgcagtgcttTGGCGCTGGGCgcgtgcccacagccacctccaCAGCTGCTGGGATCACCGTCGCTgcagccgcgctcctgggcgctctcggCGCTTCCTCCGCTGTGTTTTGTGAGGGCGGGGGCTTCCCGATGAGCAGCTGAGAGGCGGGCTGATCGGCCGCCTCTTCGCTGCCGCCGCAGCGCTCGGGgcgctcgcccccagtcgcccacacAGATCacaggcttcacctgcagccgcagctgcctctcaccaggctcttcacGCTGCACTGCGCTGTGCTTCCTGAAGCAGCTCCCGTGCAGTCGCCTCTTGCCGGGCCCTCCACTGCCActtctctcacagccgcctcTGCCGCCGCTTCCTGCTCCGCCGCCGTGGCTGTGCTCCTTGGATCACggcgtttcttctgctccccagcagcacgcaaatgggagggcagccttgctgtttttattttcttctccctGGCTCTCCCCGGGTCCCGCACTGCTGCCGGCTCtcaccgggtcccgctgggtcagggctCGGCGCAGCACGCTGTTGCCGGCCCCTGCTcgaaaaaaaagacaccccctgaaaataagccaccgtggggttttttgaggaaaaataaatataagacggcgtcttattttatgagaaacatggtagtaatggccactaacttggatacCTTTCAAAGGCTTTTAGAAAAATTCTTGTGAGATAAAGGTACCAGTGGCTACTAGTATGTCTCTGAAATCATAAGTAGGGTGCTGTTTTGCTCGTGTCCTGCTagcaggcttcctacaggcatctgcttggtcaatgtgagaacacaatgctagattagatggacctttggacCATGACCACAATGTTGATGAAGATTATTCTTATGATAACagtgataataatgataataatagtcaGTATGACATATTCCAAAAATGGCTTGGAGAAATGATTGAGTAGAAGACCATACCAAGCACATCTCAAGCACATGGTTTTCCCCAACAGGACAAATGTGTGTAACTGATGTAcatctatacaagatctcaaagtagctgtcttattaaagaaaaatttcagaaacagactggaaagagaagttgctgaattgcaactcattaccaagcttaaaaccatggagagacctggtctgaataaggacattggattgttatctcattatacatgataaagatttcttcagccatctcaccccttgctttttcctgcaagaccaattgcagttgttaacagtcatcaacaggtttaccactcctatcagccaattacctattcccaccacccttctgagtaatacccctccccaccctctgactatacataagggtctggtgacttccgtttcagtgtatctgaagaagtgtgcatgcacatgaaagctcatacctatgacaaacttagttggtctctaaggtgctactggaaggaattttttttattttttgttttgatgtaCATGTGTAAGTGCCCAACATGCTTTGTTGGCCTGTGGCTAAGCAGTGAACTGGCTGCACAGTCAAGTATTTTGAGGGGATGTGGAAGCTATGGGAAGCATCCATCCCTGATGTTTGACCTGTGAGTGTCCACTTGCACATTCAAGTGGGCTTCGTTTGCCATTGCAATTGGGGATTGAGGAAGGTGCACTGGAGAATTCAGCCTTGATATTATGGATTTGCCTGCGAACTGCTCTTGCAGTGATTCAGCTGGACAACCATCTTGCCTCAAGCAAAAGAAGGATGAAAAGTGTAGCTGATTACACATGTACACAACATGCACCATTGCCATGGAAAATGGTTTGAATCAGGGCGCAGTCATAGAGTTTGGTGGAGGCCTTGTAGACCATgtactccagcatcctgcttaataaaataaatccagACATCTACAGCATCCCAGAGAGATGTCTGCCCAGCCTCTCTTTGAAGACCTCTAGCAGCGGAGAGCTTACCACGCCTGTAGTTAACTGGCTCCATTGCCATAAACAAATTTCTCCTGATGTTCATGTGAAATTGATCATCCTGTAACTTGAGCCCATTAAAGTTTGTTCTTCCCTCTGGCACTGTCCGTCCTCTTTCTTCCATTTGACAGTCTTACTACGGAAATTCCGAAGATGAGGATTGCATGCCAGTTTATTTGTATCAGAAACATTAGAGGCATGTGAGAGATGTATTCAGCATCACCTTGTTCACTGGGGTGAAACATCtgattcagtccacatttaaaggtGGACCTACCTAGTTCTCACTTCCtgaaatgattgttgttgttgtttagtcgtgtccgactcttcatgaccccatgggctatagcacgccaggcactcctgccttccactgcctcccgcaatttggtcaaactcatgttcatagcttcgagaacagtccaaccttctcgtcctctgtcgtccccttctccttgtgccctcaatctttcccaacatcagggtcttttccaaggattcttctcttctcatgaggtggccaaagtattggagcctcagcttcaggatctgtccttccagggagcactcagggctgatttccttaagaatggataggtttgatcttcttgcagtccatgggactctcaagagtctccttcagcaccataattaaaaaatgaaatcctgAAAtgatacatgaactgaaacacagccatccttcaaaatgtgcactgaattttgcactgcaagTACTGTAATGTGTACCAAAACATATAAAGCAAGATAAAGTGACCATAAAATGAATGTTAACAAAAATAACTTGCAAAAGTGTGTTACATTAggcaaaaatgtatacaaaaatgtgtgtgttaagcTCAATCAATGATAAAAATTTGTGGAATTTGGCCCTAATATGATGAGTTttcatgagttttttttttaaaaaaaagaaattgcaagctgatgtggaaatgtggagaaatgaccTTAAATCTGCAAAGATGAGAAATGGAGATTAACAAAAAAAATTACATCCCTATGCTTTACTATTCTATTAATATAATTACTTGCAGTCAAAGTAGATGTTTCAAGAGATCAATGATCAGGATCTGTttctaaaagttttttaaaagtttgagaaAGCTGCTTtttcatttattacttttataAATTGCAGTTGTGTGGGGCCCTTATTCAGACTGGGATCATGCCTGTTTTCCTGATTCATGCTAGCCAAACTGAATCTGTTATTGGCACCACATACAGGTACCCTTACAATAcctgtgtgttttgctttgcagagtgaaaataaatttggggagagattttaaaatgtgattgaaACATGTGAGAAAGGGTTAACTTTCACTCCAAAATACCGTTATCCTAATCCAGCATCGTGtgtctgccattattattattattattattattagtatttgtTCCTATTCACAGACACACACCCTCCCAACATCACGTCTTGTTGGGCCTCAATGCTGATGTTCTTAGTATTCCGGAAAGTGAAAAATCCTGACAAAATTTTtgagttgttttttgtttaggtcaaagttgttgagttttttgggggaacGTTTTACAGATTTTGCAAAATCCACCCGTAACATGGGTTATGAAAACACAGTTAccttctaaggcaggggtcagcaaactttttcagcagggggccggtccactgtccctcagaccttgtggggggccagactatattttttaaaaaaaattgaatgaattcctatgccccacaaataacccagagatgcatattaaataaaaggatatattctactcatgtaaaaacaccaggcaggccccataaataacccagagatgcattttaaataaaaggacacattct
The window above is part of the Zootoca vivipara chromosome 13, rZooViv1.1, whole genome shotgun sequence genome. Proteins encoded here:
- the LOC118095126 gene encoding olfactory receptor 10G6-like isoform X1, with protein sequence MQRNQHSSLETALMYFVLLGIPYPPELHAALFCFFVSIYLLTLLSNLLVLLAVICEPQLHKPMYWFLCHLSILDIATSTVVVPKLIAGFVEGGGTISFAGCVSQLFFYHFVGCTECFLYTVMAYDRFLAICRPLHYGTLMNRNACLWLAIGTWAGGCLHSAMETALTFRLPYGPGNEVRYIFCDIPAVLKLACADTTLNEIVTLIDVGLVAMTCVFLLLLSYMYIVLAVLRIRSAEGRRRAFSTCTSHIIIVMICYIPLTFTYLRPGAQDPLGGVVAVFYTTVTPFLNPVIYTLRNKEMKAAVLRLRVRKA
- the LOC118095126 gene encoding olfactory receptor 10G6-like isoform X2 is translated as MECENQTALMYFVLLGIPYPPELHAALFCFFVSIYLLTLLSNLLVLLAVICEPQLHKPMYWFLCHLSILDIATSTVVVPKLIAGFVEGGGTISFAGCVSQLFFYHFVGCTECFLYTVMAYDRFLAICRPLHYGTLMNRNACLWLAIGTWAGGCLHSAMETALTFRLPYGPGNEVRYIFCDIPAVLKLACADTTLNEIVTLIDVGLVAMTCVFLLLLSYMYIVLAVLRIRSAEGRRRAFSTCTSHIIIVMICYIPLTFTYLRPGAQDPLGGVVAVFYTTVTPFLNPVIYTLRNKEMKAAVLRLRVRKA